A window of the Polaribacter sp. HaHaR_3_91 genome harbors these coding sequences:
- a CDS encoding integrase core domain-containing protein encodes MHYKNEKDCKCNTKGLPLLYTAFAEENGIMMSMTEQYDPYENAIAERINRTLKYEYGLRNCIKNTAIAQEVTKQAVYIYNNLRTHFSLELRKPAEVHLNPNIKYKSYRRNNVNLTELVI; translated from the coding sequence TTGCATTACAAAAACGAAAAGGATTGCAAATGTAATACAAAAGGATTGCCATTACTTTACACAGCATTTGCAGAAGAAAATGGCATAATGATGAGCATGACAGAACAATATGATCCTTATGAAAACGCAATTGCAGAGCGAATTAATAGAACTTTAAAATATGAATATGGACTTAGAAATTGCATTAAAAATACTGCCATTGCTCAAGAAGTAACAAAACAAGCTGTATATATTTACAACAATTTAAGAACCCATTTTAGCTTAGAATTAAGAAAACCAGCAGAAGTACATTTAAATCCAAACATCAAATACAAATCATATCGAAGAAATAATGTAAATTTGACTGAACTAGTTATATAG
- a CDS encoding ATP-binding protein, with product MRYLNKIVFINSASVQYAEIELDGNVHLIGTQGVGKSTLLRAILFFYNANKTKLGIPREKKGFDDYYFQYQNSYIIYEIIKDNIPFCVLAYKVNGKVAFRFFNSEYKRELFIDKDNKAFESWDKIRNAFGKEIYYTNLIKSYEDFRRIIYGDNNGLKPELKKYALIESKQYQNIPRTIQNVLLNTNLEAKFIKDTIINSLNEEEFLIDIENYSKNHLRDFETQINDIKIWFKENRKGQIVARKQADKIIDRFRVYNFLKREKKELAYELASRINYIENEKPLLSSSFKKENNELNTLYKSKENLKELHLKREQKLISDIDYLKKVLTKSKEKKVDYDNQNINQIISKVAKKDALTIEQKTLGDEKNLLTSKFTEISQKFQALISQIQNQQQEFTNTQNAEINKIQRDFGENKTSVFDAYQKLINQIKEENKDEVDKGYNVLEKIKENENSLKRSKSELKHKTFFSTEIEKSKADKKTLDDKISSSKSIILNSTNQTATILKEWELEAKEVERINNSSVEKEKEKSQKIAFEIEKIENKIQQSKSSLYGWLNDNNIPNWQNTIGKVIDEDNVLFNTELNPKLIDSTSSTLFGIELNLNTLKNSIKTVKEYNEEIEEYKGKIVEVQNTIKQFNVNKEESLKKLKTKFKKKLNSLREVIAENEYTISQNEEKLKKNKIDLDEWISKAKSEKEAILQKLENDLDEVASKKLKAKDNLEFIKKGIRRKTSLKEKERDSEIKSLEEIRNNTISEIKTSISNSKEVSDKRIQELKKEQNSELDNKGADTKRLNIIDDKLNNIEKDLDYIKENETIVIEYNKDKRELFDKVPQLKVEKTSLEKKQASIVTEHKIELNKINTKYSKQEDFVKSIQSKIDEFDNDEKKFIEFKEKSETYKSIHIYFSEPIREIIETKTAISIIAEVNDKHYKGIEIFKELQQSTNAFTGNFSEQNIFSFKVKLNEDIEFLNFASELKEFIELDKINEYENRVNNRFANIIRLIGRETTELNSKKGEIEKIIKKINDDFIGKNFVQAIKGMEMKTLESSNPIVKLLIQIKEFNDENSLALGETNLFTSSESNSKNQKAVDLLKQLVKELIKSKSTTLTLSESFDLQFRIIENDNDSGWVEKLSNVGSEGTDVLVKAMINILLLNVFKDSASKKFKDFKLHCMMDEIGRLHPNNVKGILRFANERNILLINGSPTSQNATDYKYTYKLAKEQSKNNTKKYITKINRLVKVNTKVLN from the coding sequence ATGAGATACCTGAATAAAATAGTTTTTATAAATAGCGCATCTGTACAATACGCAGAAATTGAATTAGATGGAAATGTTCATTTAATTGGAACGCAAGGTGTTGGAAAAAGTACATTGCTTCGTGCTATTTTATTTTTTTACAATGCAAATAAAACAAAGCTTGGGATACCGAGAGAGAAAAAGGGATTTGATGATTATTATTTTCAATATCAAAACTCATATATTATTTACGAAATTATAAAAGACAACATTCCTTTTTGTGTTTTAGCCTACAAAGTAAATGGAAAAGTTGCATTCAGGTTTTTTAATTCTGAGTATAAGCGAGAATTATTTATCGATAAGGATAATAAAGCTTTTGAAAGTTGGGATAAAATTAGAAATGCTTTTGGTAAAGAGATTTATTACACAAATTTAATAAAGAGTTATGAAGATTTTCGTAGAATCATTTATGGAGATAATAATGGATTAAAGCCTGAACTTAAAAAGTATGCTTTAATAGAAAGTAAGCAATATCAAAATATACCAAGAACTATTCAAAACGTACTTCTCAATACTAATTTAGAAGCGAAATTTATTAAAGACACCATAATAAATTCTCTAAATGAAGAGGAGTTTCTTATAGATATAGAGAATTATTCTAAAAATCATTTACGTGATTTTGAAACTCAAATTAACGATATTAAAATATGGTTTAAAGAAAATAGAAAAGGGCAAATTGTAGCCAGGAAACAAGCTGATAAAATTATTGATAGATTCAGAGTTTACAATTTCCTAAAAAGGGAAAAGAAAGAGCTAGCTTATGAATTAGCATCTAGAATAAATTACATAGAAAATGAAAAGCCACTTTTATCTTCTAGTTTTAAGAAAGAAAATAATGAGTTAAATACCTTATATAAAAGTAAAGAAAATTTAAAAGAGCTTCATTTAAAAAGAGAACAAAAGTTAATTTCAGATATTGATTATCTCAAAAAAGTATTAACGAAATCGAAAGAAAAAAAGGTTGATTATGACAATCAAAATATCAATCAAATAATTTCAAAAGTTGCAAAAAAAGATGCTTTAACTATTGAACAAAAAACTTTAGGGGACGAAAAAAATCTGCTAACCTCTAAATTCACAGAAATTAGTCAGAAATTTCAAGCTCTCATTTCCCAAATTCAAAATCAACAACAAGAGTTTACCAATACGCAAAACGCAGAAATCAATAAAATACAGCGTGATTTTGGAGAGAATAAGACTTCAGTATTTGATGCCTACCAAAAATTGATAAATCAAATTAAAGAAGAAAATAAAGATGAAGTAGATAAAGGTTACAATGTTTTAGAAAAAATAAAAGAAAATGAAAATAGCCTAAAAAGAAGCAAATCAGAATTAAAACATAAAACCTTTTTCTCTACAGAAATTGAGAAGAGTAAAGCCGATAAAAAAACACTTGATGACAAAATTTCAAGCTCGAAAAGCATCATATTAAATTCAACAAATCAAACAGCTACAATTCTTAAGGAGTGGGAATTAGAGGCAAAAGAAGTTGAAAGAATTAATAATTCGTCAGTTGAGAAAGAAAAAGAAAAAAGTCAAAAAATAGCATTTGAAATCGAGAAAATTGAAAACAAAATTCAACAAAGTAAATCTTCTCTTTACGGCTGGTTAAATGACAATAATATTCCTAATTGGCAAAACACTATAGGTAAAGTAATTGATGAAGACAATGTATTATTCAACACAGAACTAAACCCTAAACTAATTGATAGTACTTCCTCTACCCTATTTGGTATAGAGTTAAACTTAAACACCTTAAAAAACAGTATTAAAACTGTCAAAGAATACAATGAAGAAATTGAGGAATATAAAGGTAAGATTGTTGAAGTTCAAAATACTATTAAGCAATTTAATGTAAATAAAGAGGAAAGTTTAAAAAAGCTGAAAACTAAATTTAAGAAAAAACTAAATAGTCTTAGAGAAGTTATTGCAGAAAATGAATATACAATATCACAAAACGAAGAAAAGTTAAAGAAAAATAAAATTGATTTAGATGAATGGATTTCAAAAGCTAAATCTGAAAAAGAAGCTATTTTACAAAAACTAGAAAATGATTTAGATGAAGTTGCTTCAAAGAAATTAAAAGCTAAAGATAACCTTGAATTTATAAAAAAAGGAATAAGGCGTAAAACAAGCTTAAAAGAAAAGGAACGGGATTCTGAAATTAAATCTTTAGAGGAAATCAGAAATAATACCATTTCCGAAATAAAAACTTCTATCTCAAATAGTAAAGAAGTATCAGATAAACGTATTCAAGAGCTCAAAAAAGAACAAAACTCAGAATTAGACAACAAAGGAGCTGACACGAAAAGACTCAATATAATTGATGATAAATTAAACAATATAGAAAAGGACTTAGATTATATAAAAGAGAACGAAACAATTGTTATTGAGTACAACAAAGACAAAAGAGAACTCTTTGACAAAGTACCTCAATTAAAAGTTGAGAAAACTAGTTTAGAAAAAAAACAAGCTTCAATAGTTACTGAACATAAAATTGAGTTGAATAAAATAAATACAAAATATTCTAAACAAGAAGATTTTGTTAAATCAATACAGTCTAAAATTGATGAATTTGATAATGACGAAAAGAAATTTATTGAGTTTAAAGAAAAGTCAGAAACTTATAAAAGCATCCATATTTATTTTTCTGAGCCAATTAGAGAAATTATTGAGACAAAAACGGCTATCTCAATTATTGCAGAAGTAAATGACAAACATTATAAAGGAATCGAGATATTTAAAGAGTTACAACAATCTACAAATGCATTTACTGGTAATTTTAGCGAACAGAATATATTTAGCTTTAAAGTAAAATTAAATGAAGATATTGAATTTTTAAACTTTGCATCTGAACTTAAAGAATTTATCGAATTGGATAAAATTAACGAATATGAAAACCGAGTAAATAATCGATTTGCAAATATCATTCGCTTAATAGGCAGAGAAACAACTGAACTGAACTCTAAAAAAGGAGAAATTGAAAAAATAATCAAAAAAATTAATGATGATTTTATTGGCAAAAACTTTGTTCAAGCCATCAAAGGAATGGAAATGAAAACTTTAGAAAGTTCTAATCCAATCGTCAAATTATTAATTCAGATAAAAGAGTTTAATGATGAAAACAGTCTTGCTTTAGGAGAAACAAATCTTTTTACTTCCTCAGAAAGTAATTCAAAAAATCAAAAAGCGGTAGATTTATTAAAACAATTAGTCAAAGAATTAATAAAGTCAAAAAGCACAACTCTAACACTTTCAGAGTCTTTTGATTTACAATTTAGAATAATAGAGAATGATAATGATTCTGGATGGGTAGAAAAACTTTCTAATGTTGGTAGTGAGGGAACGGATGTTTTAGTCAAAGCTATGATAAACATTTTACTTCTAAATGTTTTTAAAGATAGTGCTTCTAAAAAATTCAAAGATTTTAAATTACATTGTATGATGGATGAAATAGGTAGACTTCACCCTAATAATGTTAAAGGGATTTTAAGATTTGCGAACGAAAGAAACATTTTACTAATTAATGGTTCACCAACAAGTCAAAATGCTACAGATTATAAATACACATATAAACTTGCAAAAGAACAATCTAAAAATAACACTAAAAAATACATCACAAAAATTAATCGATTGGTTAAAGTAAATACCAAAGTTCTTAATTAA
- a CDS encoding tyrosine-type recombinase/integrase — protein sequence MSLNFLLLRTVHENVHALPMKLNYSEPKIYTGGVDISSWSKLNLKEKKAALDKPWYVYFSFRNPQTNKLKRQPNIKAGVNKLKTKRERYAFLRTMQEGLLQLLDYGFNPYEDNSDLESTFLGQETKVVTDKKENVSISTKVENQIIPKTPLETEIIKSVIAVEKVEETGTSIADCLKLTLELKVNMMNKNSYVQYKSRIGLFEKWLKERDYYKNPITFITKKVVTQYLNEVLKRTSARNRNNSRTDIASMFQILEDHEMVAHNFVRKIHVLKSVPKRNKTYTPQQEKEIYKHLQEVDAHLLLFVKFISYSILRPIEICRLKIEDVDVQDKKLYIKAKNKPVQIKIIPEILLNDLPDLSNKDPKAFLFGRYEIGAEWNAQETNKRNEFTARFKKIKDHFNLGEEYGMYGFKHTFITKLYRKFRENMSQHEAKSNLMPISGHATMVALEKYLRDIDAELPEDYSKFLA from the coding sequence ATGTCTTTAAATTTCTTACTTTTACGTACCGTACACGAAAACGTACACGCTTTACCTATGAAACTGAATTATTCTGAGCCAAAAATCTACACAGGTGGAGTTGATATTTCTAGTTGGTCTAAACTTAATTTGAAAGAAAAAAAAGCTGCTTTGGATAAACCTTGGTATGTTTATTTCTCCTTTAGAAACCCTCAAACAAATAAATTAAAAAGGCAGCCGAATATAAAGGCAGGTGTAAATAAGTTGAAAACTAAAAGAGAGCGGTATGCTTTTTTAAGAACGATGCAAGAAGGGCTGTTGCAATTGTTAGATTATGGTTTTAATCCTTATGAAGATAATTCTGATTTAGAAAGTACTTTTTTGGGACAAGAAACAAAAGTAGTAACCGATAAAAAGGAGAATGTATCGATTTCTACTAAGGTAGAAAATCAAATAATTCCAAAAACACCACTAGAAACAGAAATTATAAAATCAGTAATTGCAGTTGAAAAAGTTGAAGAGACTGGTACTTCTATTGCGGACTGTTTAAAGTTAACTTTAGAGTTGAAAGTGAATATGATGAATAAGAATTCATATGTTCAATATAAAAGTAGAATAGGGCTTTTTGAAAAATGGTTGAAAGAGAGAGACTATTATAAGAACCCAATTACGTTTATTACTAAAAAAGTAGTGACTCAATATTTGAATGAAGTTTTAAAAAGGACTAGTGCGAGAAATCGTAATAATTCAAGAACAGACATTGCTTCTATGTTTCAAATTTTAGAAGACCATGAAATGGTCGCTCATAATTTTGTTAGGAAAATTCATGTGCTAAAATCTGTTCCCAAAAGAAATAAAACATATACACCACAACAAGAAAAGGAAATCTACAAGCATTTACAAGAAGTAGATGCCCATTTATTGCTTTTTGTAAAGTTTATATCTTATAGTATTTTAAGACCTATTGAAATTTGTAGGTTAAAAATTGAAGATGTAGACGTACAAGATAAAAAGTTGTACATCAAAGCGAAGAATAAGCCTGTACAGATAAAAATAATTCCAGAAATTTTATTAAACGATTTACCTGATTTATCTAATAAAGATCCCAAAGCATTTTTATTTGGTAGGTATGAAATTGGAGCAGAATGGAATGCACAAGAAACGAATAAGAGAAACGAGTTTACCGCTCGATTCAAAAAAATAAAAGACCATTTTAATTTAGGTGAAGAATACGGAATGTATGGTTTTAAGCATACTTTTATTACTAAATTATATCGAAAATTTAGAGAAAACATGTCTCAACATGAAGCGAAAAGTAATTTGATGCCAATCTCTGGACATGCAACAATGGTTGCATTGGAAAAATATTTACGTGATATTGATGCTGAATTACCAGAAGATTACTCTAAATTTTTAGCTTAG
- a CDS encoding IS30 family transposase, whose product MEVKKHRRLTLKERVIIQTLLNEEKSKSYIAIKLNRSRSTIGREVNKWVQKKEHRYDAELAHWCAKEDYLNKRNLDKISTYSLLKFFVYKGLLSNWNPEQISGRLKELYPNNLIMSISHEAIYRHIYTRPQARLNKKLIKLLVRKKTRRRTPKKRRGGGSKIINQVSIDNRPQHIELRNEVGHWEGDLVIGKNHKSAIGTIVERKTRFTLIVKLESKKAGEVANEFSKILNKLNPIYKKSMTYDNGIEMARHEMITKKTGMKIYFAHPYSSWERGTNENTNGLIRRYLPKGTNFNEIDVNKLQNIQEKLNNRPRKIIGYKTPKEMMDLELKFVA is encoded by the coding sequence ATGGAAGTAAAAAAACATAGACGATTAACTTTGAAAGAAAGAGTGATTATTCAGACTCTTTTAAATGAAGAAAAGTCTAAATCTTATATAGCAATTAAACTCAATAGATCTCGTTCAACTATCGGTAGAGAAGTGAATAAATGGGTGCAAAAAAAAGAACATAGATATGATGCTGAACTTGCTCATTGGTGTGCTAAAGAAGATTATTTAAACAAGAGAAATTTAGATAAAATAAGCACTTATTCTTTACTCAAATTTTTTGTCTACAAAGGACTTTTATCAAACTGGAATCCTGAACAAATTTCTGGAAGATTAAAAGAGTTGTATCCTAATAATCTAATAATGTCTATTTCACACGAAGCTATTTATAGACACATTTATACTAGACCACAAGCTCGTTTAAATAAAAAGTTAATCAAACTATTAGTACGTAAAAAAACAAGACGTAGAACTCCTAAAAAAAGACGTGGTGGTGGAAGTAAAATCATTAACCAAGTCAGTATTGACAACAGACCACAACATATTGAACTTAGAAATGAAGTGGGACATTGGGAAGGAGATTTAGTGATTGGAAAAAATCATAAAAGTGCTATTGGAACTATTGTAGAGCGCAAAACTAGATTTACTTTAATAGTAAAATTAGAGTCTAAAAAAGCAGGTGAAGTAGCTAATGAGTTTTCTAAAATATTAAACAAATTAAATCCTATTTATAAAAAATCAATGACATATGATAATGGAATTGAAATGGCGAGACACGAAATGATTACTAAAAAAACAGGTATGAAAATATACTTTGCACATCCATATTCTTCCTGGGAAAGAGGAACAAATGAAAATACAAATGGACTCATTAGAAGATATCTTCCAAAAGGAACAAACTTCAATGAAATTGACGTAAATAAACTCCAAAATATTCAAGAAAAATTGAACAACAGACCAAGAAAAATTATAGGATATAAAACTCCAAAAGAAATGATGGATTTAGAACTTAAATTTGTAGCTTAG
- a CDS encoding YCF48-related protein has translation MKKNLLILFCIITCINKIHSQTNWELLNPKPTANTGKDIEFATTNIGYIITSNELLETIDAGSTWLKKQNISSGNDLSLYNATGYIVGNYGYVLKSIDSGASWSQISTGFNSSFNTVNIIDDNTIILSTSNSIVKTEDGGTTWESLSIPNSAVNKTSFTSSLVGHAVCNNGIILKTVDGGQNWYITRDNSNITPSDYFTVYFVNENIGFSTQEHSDMFKTTDGGETWIEVTDINDAIYSIYFLNENIGYATGDHGVIFKTIDSGNTWTWAGFQNGRYGNTSMYGIYFQDNNIGYATGARGRIIKTIDGGSTWTQHSTTYNDVNQIEFINQNIAYVLVGNQVFKTTDGGNTFVLLGTPVEGGYTYEISFINENIGYASAGGNLGSSFGARKVYKTTDGGLNWNPTNNGNSLTSNNLKYIHFIDENIGFAGGGVIKTIDGGDTWSYLNSVIGFGQVQFLNSQIGYGRRVGYSNGRIYKTIDGGTTWNVSIEVEEDINDFYFLDENNGYFVGDNALMHKTTDGGTTWQELSIPYEYYELVKFYSKNVGYIADEDGKVYRTMNGGESWGYLTTQYGINSIELINDKIFTAGSNGKIYRSDVEYDAAILHANSAQNITNSSVNLTGNATSNEGVISNIEFFVSGGNNMTVSPNSINADESLNVSTDLTNLNPNTTYYFSLRGTHNSTNYSSQLLSFTTLPDYEITTNYTYNYTSNSAAISGNIVSNENDITNIEFQYGTSADALNNIVNGAPFLVTGNTNENIIADLNNLIPETQYFYRIKATHEGVDIYGEILSFTTYPEYSINLYNPNINGNDVTLSANLTSYSQDITDIVFEYGTIDYENNVATSPSQLNANNSAYINATISNLDANSVYYYRLKALHNGETIFSEERVFNLSGYIIMVSGTIDEPETNTLELKGLINSYGSYLTNIQFEYGITDTFGSSIMGTPNFAYGYSTNLIKATINNILPNQTYYYRLVATNNGNTIYSGTYQFTTGTLSISDFSINELISVYPNPANKFVNIQLKSSEQINSIVLYNVLGKLIYKENKPNNSEAIKIDVSNFGKGIYFLKVNFTNNKTISKKFILN, from the coding sequence ATGAAAAAAAATCTACTTATCCTATTTTGTATTATAACATGTATAAATAAAATTCACTCTCAAACAAATTGGGAATTACTAAACCCAAAGCCAACTGCTAATACAGGAAAAGATATTGAGTTTGCAACAACTAATATTGGATATATAATAACATCTAATGAGCTTTTAGAAACAATAGATGCTGGAAGCACTTGGTTAAAGAAACAGAATATCTCTAGTGGAAATGATTTGAGTTTATATAATGCAACTGGTTATATTGTTGGAAACTATGGATACGTCTTAAAATCTATTGACAGTGGAGCATCGTGGAGTCAAATATCTACAGGATTTAATAGCAGTTTTAATACTGTAAATATTATTGATGATAACACTATTATATTGTCAACTTCAAATAGTATCGTAAAGACTGAAGATGGAGGAACTACATGGGAAAGTTTGAGTATTCCAAACTCTGCAGTAAATAAAACATCTTTTACTAGTTCTTTAGTTGGGCATGCAGTTTGTAATAATGGAATAATACTAAAAACCGTAGATGGAGGTCAAAATTGGTATATAACAAGAGATAACAGTAATATTACGCCTTCAGATTATTTTACGGTTTATTTTGTTAATGAAAATATCGGTTTTTCAACTCAGGAACATAGTGACATGTTTAAAACCACAGATGGAGGAGAAACATGGATAGAAGTGACAGATATTAATGATGCTATATATTCAATCTATTTTTTGAACGAGAATATTGGTTATGCAACAGGCGATCATGGAGTGATTTTTAAAACTATAGATTCTGGAAATACTTGGACTTGGGCAGGTTTTCAAAATGGTAGATATGGTAATACTTCCATGTATGGTATTTATTTTCAAGATAACAATATTGGCTATGCAACAGGAGCTCGTGGGCGCATAATTAAAACTATTGATGGTGGAAGCACATGGACTCAACATTCAACAACATATAATGATGTGAATCAAATAGAATTTATAAATCAAAATATTGCATATGTTCTAGTTGGTAATCAAGTTTTTAAAACTACAGACGGTGGCAATACATTTGTTTTGTTAGGAACACCTGTAGAAGGTGGATATACTTATGAAATTTCATTTATTAACGAAAACATTGGTTATGCTTCTGCTGGTGGAAATCTAGGTAGTAGTTTTGGAGCTAGAAAAGTTTACAAAACTACTGATGGTGGATTAAACTGGAATCCGACAAATAATGGTAATTCGTTAACATCAAACAATTTAAAATATATTCATTTTATAGACGAAAATATAGGTTTTGCCGGCGGAGGAGTAATTAAAACAATTGACGGTGGAGATACTTGGTCATACCTTAATTCTGTTATAGGGTTTGGACAAGTTCAATTTTTAAATAGCCAAATAGGTTATGGTAGAAGAGTAGGTTACTCTAATGGAAGAATATATAAGACTATAGATGGTGGAACTACTTGGAATGTTAGTATCGAAGTAGAAGAAGACATTAATGACTTTTATTTTTTAGATGAAAATAACGGTTACTTTGTCGGAGATAATGCTTTAATGCATAAAACAACTGATGGAGGAACAACATGGCAAGAACTTTCAATCCCTTATGAATATTATGAATTAGTTAAATTCTATTCTAAAAATGTTGGATATATCGCTGATGAAGATGGAAAAGTATACAGAACTATGAATGGTGGAGAAAGTTGGGGCTACTTGACTACTCAATATGGTATAAATTCAATTGAACTTATCAATGATAAAATTTTTACAGCTGGCTCAAATGGTAAAATATATAGAAGTGATGTAGAATATGATGCAGCTATTTTACATGCAAATTCTGCACAAAACATTACAAATTCTAGTGTTAATTTAACTGGTAATGCAACTTCTAATGAAGGAGTAATTTCTAATATTGAGTTTTTTGTTAGTGGAGGCAATAATATGACAGTATCACCAAATTCAATAAATGCTGACGAGTCTTTAAACGTTTCTACAGATTTAACTAACTTAAACCCAAACACTACATATTATTTTAGTTTAAGAGGTACTCATAATTCTACTAATTATAGCAGCCAGCTTTTAAGTTTTACAACTCTTCCAGATTATGAAATAACAACAAATTATACTTACAACTATACCTCAAATAGTGCAGCTATCTCTGGAAATATAGTTTCAAATGAGAATGACATAACTAATATTGAATTTCAGTATGGCACAAGTGCAGATGCTCTTAATAATATTGTAAATGGAGCACCGTTTTTAGTAACAGGAAATACAAATGAAAATATTATAGCTGATTTAAATAATCTCATCCCTGAAACACAATATTTTTATAGAATTAAAGCTACTCATGAAGGCGTAGATATTTATGGTGAAATTTTATCTTTCACTACCTATCCAGAATATAGTATTAATTTATATAATCCAAACATTAATGGAAATGATGTTACATTATCAGCAAATCTAACATCTTACAGTCAAGATATCACAGATATAGTTTTCGAGTATGGCACTATAGATTACGAAAACAATGTTGCAACCAGTCCTTCACAACTTAATGCTAATAATTCAGCTTATATAAATGCTACAATATCAAATTTGGATGCAAATTCAGTTTATTATTATAGATTAAAGGCTTTACATAATGGTGAAACAATTTTTAGTGAAGAACGTGTCTTTAATCTTTCTGGGTATATAATAATGGTTTCCGGCACAATAGATGAGCCAGAAACAAACACTCTAGAATTAAAAGGTTTAATTAATAGCTATGGTTCTTATTTAACAAATATTCAATTTGAATATGGTATAACAGATACTTTTGGTTCGTCAATTATGGGAACACCTAATTTTGCTTATGGTTACAGTACAAATTTAATAAAAGCCACAATTAACAATATCCTTCCAAATCAAACTTATTACTATAGACTGGTTGCTACTAATAACGGCAATACTATTTATTCAGGCACTTATCAATTTACAACAGGTACATTAAGCATAAGTGATTTTTCCATAAATGAACTAATATCTGTTTATCCGAATCCTGCTAATAAATTTGTAAACATTCAATTAAAAAGTTCCGAACAAATAAATTCTATTGTATTGTATAATGTTTTAGGAAAACTTATTTATAAAGAAAATAAACCAAATAACTCTGAAGCTATAAAAATAGACGTATCCAATTTTGGAAAAGGGATATATTTTTTAAAGGTGAATTTCACAAATAATAAAACGATATCTAAAAAATTTATACTGAATTAA
- a CDS encoding AraC family transcriptional regulator, translating into MEINYNIVSLIDILGLVQGVFLGLVLIIEGRRIKPKLFLGLFLIAYCAELLNSILHDLNILESEPWLLFLPFNFFYLILPLFYIYVKGISNINLTKKKIVLILLPGILEFISYTVLFMLSVGTKVKLHNSESFSNVLSLIEILSFAYSIYYIFLTIKFINKQKTKVEEFYSNTEGKLLTWAKGVLMFLFTFLIIILSSLFLEGIFYDDYIYPAISIINVVFIFWIGISGIKQSKLFVTKIASIKKIDHQQSDVNETNNRLKTNNKDHYEKLIALMDDEKLFLEPNLSLADVSLKLKITQRNLSELIRDESDKNFNQFVNHYRVEEAKKLLLDTSNNHLNMLGIAFDSGFSSKATFYSVFKKHTSLTPTLFKNNILPQNYTSL; encoded by the coding sequence ATGGAAATTAACTATAACATTGTCAGTTTAATCGATATACTCGGGTTAGTTCAAGGTGTGTTTTTAGGCTTGGTATTAATAATCGAGGGCAGACGCATAAAACCCAAGCTTTTTTTAGGCTTATTTTTAATTGCGTATTGCGCAGAACTCTTAAACTCAATCCTTCACGATTTAAACATTCTTGAATCTGAACCTTGGTTGCTGTTTTTACCATTTAACTTTTTTTATTTAATACTTCCTTTATTCTATATATATGTTAAAGGAATTTCTAATATTAATTTAACTAAAAAGAAAATTGTACTCATCCTTTTGCCTGGAATACTAGAATTTATAAGTTATACAGTACTTTTTATGCTAAGTGTGGGTACAAAAGTAAAATTGCATAATTCAGAAAGTTTTTCTAATGTATTGTCTCTGATTGAAATATTATCATTTGCTTATTCAATATATTATATCTTTCTAACTATTAAATTCATTAATAAGCAAAAAACAAAAGTTGAAGAATTTTACTCAAATACAGAAGGAAAATTACTCACTTGGGCAAAGGGTGTTCTTATGTTTCTGTTTACCTTTCTGATTATTATATTGTCTTCACTTTTTTTAGAAGGAATATTTTATGATGATTACATCTATCCAGCCATTTCAATAATTAATGTCGTTTTTATTTTCTGGATAGGGATTTCCGGTATAAAGCAGTCTAAGCTTTTTGTCACTAAAATCGCTAGTATTAAAAAGATAGACCATCAACAAAGTGATGTTAATGAAACCAATAATAGATTAAAAACTAATAATAAAGATCATTATGAAAAGTTAATTGCATTAATGGATGATGAAAAATTATTTTTAGAGCCCAATTTATCTTTAGCAGATGTGTCTTTAAAACTTAAAATAACGCAACGGAATTTATCGGAACTCATACGAGACGAGTCTGACAAAAACTTTAATCAATTTGTAAATCATTATCGAGTAGAAGAAGCAAAAAAGTTATTATTAGATACTTCAAACAATCATTTAAATATGTTAGGAATAGCTTTTGACTCAGGATTTAGCTCAAAAGCAACATTTTATAGTGTTTTTAAAAAACACACTTCCCTTACACCTACATTGTTTAAAAACAACATATTACCACAAAACTACACGAGTCTATAA